One stretch of Streptomyces sp. MMBL 11-1 DNA includes these proteins:
- a CDS encoding DoxX family protein has protein sequence MNGYGGGSYGLGERRTLREQAGTYALLPLRIFLGVTFVYAGLDKLTDSAFLSATGTGSIGEMMRSVRDSSAVPALVDLALKSPEGFGHAIAIGELLVGLGTLVGLWARLAALGGALISLSLWLTVSWQATPYYYGNDLPYLMAWLPLVLAGATVFSADAFLASRRRRSM, from the coding sequence ATGAACGGTTACGGCGGCGGATCGTACGGTCTGGGCGAGCGCAGGACGCTGAGGGAGCAGGCGGGCACCTACGCCCTGCTGCCCCTGCGGATCTTCCTCGGCGTCACCTTCGTCTACGCGGGCCTCGACAAGCTCACGGACAGCGCGTTCCTGTCCGCGACCGGCACCGGCTCCATCGGCGAGATGATGCGCTCGGTGCGCGACTCCTCCGCGGTCCCCGCCCTCGTCGACCTGGCGCTCAAGAGCCCCGAGGGCTTCGGCCACGCCATCGCGATCGGGGAACTCCTCGTCGGGCTCGGCACCCTCGTCGGGCTCTGGGCCCGGCTCGCGGCGCTCGGCGGCGCGCTGATCTCGCTGAGCCTCTGGCTGACCGTGAGCTGGCAGGCCACCCCGTACTACTACGGCAACGACCTGCCCTACCTGATGGCGTGGCTGCCGCTGGTGCTCGCGGGCGCCACCGTGTTCTCCGCCGACGCCTTCCTCGCCTCGCGCCGCCGCCGCAGCATGTAG
- the guaA gene encoding glutamine-hydrolyzing GMP synthase encodes MPAAPPAAPDATADVVLVVDFGAQYAQLIARRVREARVYSEIVPSTMPVAEMLAKNPRAIILSGGPSSVYAEGAPSLDRSLFEAGVPVFGMCYGFQLMATTLGGTVDDNGAREYGRTPLHVTKAGSTLFEGTPTEQPVWMSHGDACSAAPEGFTVTASTDVVPVAAFENDEKKLYGVQYHPEVMHSTHGQQVLEHFLYRGAGIEPNWTTTNVVEEQIALIREQVGDKRAICGLSGGVDSAVAAALVQKAIGSQLTCVYVDHGLMRKGETEQVEKDFVAATGAKLKVVDAEKRFLDALAGVSDPEQKRKIIGREFIRVFEQAQLEILQEDGPEVAFLVQGTLYPDVVESGGGTGTANIKSHHNVGGLPDDIEFQLVEPLRQLFKDEVRMVGQELGLPEEIVQRQPFPGPGLGIRIVGEVTKERLDLLRDADAIAREELTAAGLDRDIWQCPVVLLADVRSVGVQGDGRTYGHPIVLRPVSSEDAMTADWSRLPYETLAKISTRITNEVADVNRVVLDVTSKPPGTIEWE; translated from the coding sequence GTGCCAGCAGCACCCCCCGCCGCCCCCGACGCCACGGCCGACGTGGTCCTCGTCGTCGACTTCGGCGCGCAGTACGCCCAGCTCATCGCCCGCCGAGTCCGTGAGGCCCGGGTCTACAGCGAGATCGTCCCGTCCACCATGCCGGTGGCCGAGATGCTGGCGAAGAACCCGCGCGCGATCATCCTCTCCGGCGGCCCCTCGTCGGTGTACGCGGAGGGCGCGCCCTCCCTGGACCGCTCGCTCTTCGAGGCCGGGGTCCCCGTCTTCGGCATGTGCTACGGCTTCCAGCTGATGGCCACCACGCTCGGCGGCACGGTCGACGACAACGGGGCCCGTGAGTACGGCCGGACCCCGCTGCACGTCACCAAGGCGGGCTCGACCCTCTTCGAGGGCACGCCCACCGAGCAGCCGGTGTGGATGTCGCACGGCGACGCCTGCTCGGCGGCGCCCGAGGGCTTCACCGTCACCGCGTCCACCGACGTCGTACCGGTCGCCGCCTTCGAGAACGACGAGAAGAAGCTCTACGGCGTCCAGTACCACCCGGAGGTCATGCACTCGACCCACGGCCAGCAGGTCCTGGAGCACTTCCTCTACCGCGGTGCGGGCATCGAGCCGAACTGGACCACCACCAACGTGGTCGAGGAGCAGATCGCGCTCATCCGCGAGCAGGTCGGCGACAAGCGCGCCATCTGCGGCCTCTCCGGCGGTGTGGACTCCGCGGTCGCCGCGGCACTCGTCCAGAAGGCCATCGGATCCCAGCTGACCTGCGTCTACGTCGACCACGGCCTGATGCGCAAGGGCGAGACCGAGCAGGTCGAGAAGGACTTCGTCGCCGCGACCGGCGCGAAGCTGAAGGTCGTCGACGCGGAGAAGCGCTTCCTCGACGCCCTGGCCGGGGTCTCCGACCCCGAGCAGAAGCGGAAGATCATCGGCCGCGAGTTCATCCGCGTCTTCGAGCAGGCCCAGCTGGAGATCCTCCAGGAGGACGGCCCCGAGGTCGCCTTCCTCGTCCAGGGCACGCTCTACCCGGACGTCGTCGAGTCCGGCGGCGGCACCGGCACCGCCAACATCAAGTCCCACCACAACGTCGGCGGACTCCCCGACGACATCGAGTTCCAGCTCGTCGAGCCGCTGCGCCAGCTGTTCAAGGACGAGGTCCGCATGGTCGGCCAGGAGCTGGGCCTGCCCGAGGAGATCGTCCAGCGCCAGCCGTTCCCCGGCCCCGGCCTCGGCATCCGCATCGTCGGCGAGGTCACCAAGGAGCGCCTGGACCTGCTCCGCGACGCCGACGCCATCGCCCGCGAGGAGCTGACGGCGGCCGGCCTGGACCGCGACATCTGGCAGTGCCCGGTGGTCCTCCTCGCCGACGTCCGCTCGGTCGGCGTCCAGGGCGACGGCCGCACCTACGGCCACCCGATCGTGCTGCGCCCGGTCTCCTCCGAGGACGCCATGACGGCGGACTGGTCGCGGCTGCCGTACGAGACGCTGGCGAAGATCTCCACCCGCATCACCAACGAGGTCGCCGACGTCAACCGTGTCGTCCTCGACGTGACCAGCAAGCCCCCGGGGACCATCGAGTGGGAGTGA
- a CDS encoding Uma2 family endonuclease, translating into MSAAPEDGLEQQPNRWPVPPEGGWTADDLDRIPGLPPHTELIDGSLVFMSPQRKFHTRAMWLLESALLAHVPADLDVDREMTIRLDTSNRPEPDLLVYRADADTGPDQTWYAPEDVVLAVEVVSPDSLERDRGVKPRKYAEAGVKHFWRVEQGDDDLPVVYVYELDPATRAYTPTGIHHQKMNLSVPFRIDVDLGDIYRRGRR; encoded by the coding sequence ATGAGCGCCGCACCCGAGGACGGGCTTGAGCAGCAGCCGAACCGGTGGCCGGTCCCGCCGGAGGGCGGCTGGACGGCGGACGACCTCGACCGGATTCCGGGCCTCCCGCCCCACACCGAGCTGATCGACGGGAGTCTCGTCTTCATGAGTCCGCAGCGGAAATTCCACACGCGAGCCATGTGGCTGCTGGAATCCGCCCTCCTCGCCCACGTTCCCGCGGATCTTGACGTCGACCGGGAGATGACCATCAGACTGGACACCAGTAACCGACCGGAGCCGGACCTGCTGGTGTACCGGGCCGACGCCGACACCGGGCCCGACCAGACCTGGTACGCACCGGAGGACGTCGTGCTCGCTGTCGAGGTCGTGTCCCCCGATTCCCTGGAGCGCGACCGGGGCGTCAAACCGCGCAAGTACGCCGAGGCCGGGGTCAAGCACTTCTGGCGGGTCGAGCAGGGAGACGACGATCTGCCGGTCGTCTACGTCTACGAACTCGACCCGGCGACGCGCGCCTACACCCCCACCGGAATCCACCACCAGAAGATGAATCTGTCCGTTCCTTTCCGGATCGATGTGGACCTCGGCGATATCTACCGCCGGGGCCGCCGGTAA
- a CDS encoding PspC domain-containing protein: MTAPSDAAPGVAPPEAPKPTLRRTPRQKVVAGVCGGLGRYCDVDPVIFRIVLGVLSATGGIGLIFYGFAWLLLPADGDDENEARKLLSGRVDGASLVALLLALIGCGMFLSMLHNRDMLAFAALLTLAVVGFSVWTQSRWTAGAPEDPAAPPGAPVAPPGPAHSGGLGAPPEVKAPPTPGGPSWWRDPIVKDGTTGPVGPGYLWGPPDTDADAARAGAKAGRPGPDAPFLTPRPSPVERGPRSIGGPVFLTALVAGGLGTGLSWEQQPLGIALQIGLVAALAVFGFGLLIASVLGRTGFGTVLMAMVTAGLLAGAAVLPKDIDTSWARKEWRPVSVAAVQPRYELSTGDARLDLSGLKVPEGGTVRTGLDVAAGRAAVVVPENVTVRVRAEAGLGEIRLEEGQRVQVRINSDEAKQRTLPPPAGTKPAGTIELVLEVGIGQVEVTRAAS, translated from the coding sequence ATGACCGCTCCCTCGGACGCCGCTCCCGGCGTCGCACCCCCCGAAGCGCCGAAGCCGACGCTGCGGCGCACCCCGCGACAGAAGGTCGTCGCCGGGGTGTGCGGCGGACTCGGCCGGTACTGCGATGTGGATCCGGTGATCTTCCGGATCGTGCTCGGTGTGCTGTCGGCGACCGGCGGCATCGGTCTGATCTTCTACGGCTTCGCCTGGCTGCTGCTCCCCGCGGACGGCGACGACGAGAACGAGGCGCGCAAACTGCTGTCGGGCCGGGTCGACGGGGCGTCCCTGGTGGCGCTGCTGCTGGCGCTGATCGGCTGCGGGATGTTCCTGTCGATGCTGCACAACCGGGACATGCTGGCGTTCGCCGCGCTGCTGACGCTGGCCGTCGTCGGCTTCTCCGTGTGGACGCAGTCCCGGTGGACGGCGGGGGCCCCGGAGGACCCGGCGGCTCCGCCCGGCGCACCGGTGGCCCCGCCCGGCCCCGCGCACAGCGGCGGGCTCGGCGCGCCGCCGGAGGTGAAGGCCCCGCCGACGCCGGGCGGGCCGTCGTGGTGGCGGGACCCGATCGTCAAGGACGGGACCACGGGGCCGGTCGGTCCCGGCTATCTGTGGGGTCCGCCGGACACGGACGCCGACGCGGCCCGCGCCGGGGCGAAGGCCGGGCGGCCCGGTCCGGACGCCCCGTTCCTGACGCCGAGGCCGTCGCCCGTGGAGCGCGGGCCGCGCTCCATCGGCGGTCCGGTCTTCCTGACGGCGCTGGTGGCGGGCGGCCTGGGCACCGGGCTGAGCTGGGAGCAGCAGCCGCTGGGCATCGCCCTCCAGATCGGTCTGGTCGCCGCCCTCGCGGTGTTCGGGTTCGGTCTGCTGATCGCCTCGGTGCTGGGGCGGACCGGGTTCGGCACGGTGCTGATGGCGATGGTCACGGCGGGTCTGCTGGCGGGTGCGGCGGTGCTGCCGAAGGACATCGACACGTCGTGGGCCCGCAAGGAGTGGCGGCCCGTCTCGGTGGCGGCCGTGCAGCCGCGGTACGAACTGAGCACGGGCGACGCCCGGCTGGACCTCTCCGGGCTGAAGGTTCCCGAGGGCGGGACCGTGCGCACGGGGCTCGATGTGGCGGCGGGGCGGGCGGCCGTCGTCGTCCCGGAGAACGTGACGGTGAGGGTGCGCGCCGAGGCGGGTCTCGGGGAGATCCGGCTGGAGGAGGGGCAGCGGGTCCAGGTGCGGATCAACAGCGACGAGGCGAAGCAGCGGACGCTGCCGCCGCCGGCGGGCACGAAGCCCGCCGGAACGATCGAACTGGTGCTGGAAGTCGGCATCGGACAGGTGGAGGTCACCCGTGCTGCGTCATGA
- a CDS encoding SAM-dependent methyltransferase — MSAEEVRAIVSAAGNDRLIWNTPLSEEHAARLIAACAPAPGSRIVDLGSGWGELLMRLVEAAPGAVGDGVETDPDAVARGRKLAGQRGLGDRVGFHEVPAAEWAEGGYDLAVSIGSSHAWPGTTREALTALAATVRPGGRVLFGEGIWLKEPTPAALEGIGAGPGDFGSLLELIRLAESVGLRALQVTVADEREWDLFESEGPIGRGQRWALEHPDHPLHAEVSAEIDARRTGYYGGYRSYLTLAYLVLST; from the coding sequence ATGTCCGCCGAAGAAGTCCGCGCCATCGTGTCCGCCGCCGGTAATGACCGCCTCATCTGGAACACCCCGCTCTCCGAGGAGCACGCGGCACGGCTGATCGCCGCCTGCGCCCCCGCCCCCGGATCGCGGATTGTCGACCTCGGCTCCGGCTGGGGCGAGTTGCTGATGCGGCTCGTCGAGGCCGCGCCCGGGGCCGTCGGGGACGGTGTCGAGACCGACCCCGACGCCGTCGCGCGCGGGCGGAAGCTCGCCGGGCAGCGGGGGCTCGGGGACCGCGTGGGGTTCCACGAGGTGCCCGCCGCCGAGTGGGCCGAGGGCGGGTACGACCTCGCCGTCTCCATCGGCTCCTCGCACGCCTGGCCCGGCACGACCCGTGAGGCCCTCACCGCCCTCGCCGCCACGGTGCGCCCCGGCGGTCGGGTCCTGTTCGGCGAGGGGATCTGGCTGAAGGAACCGACCCCCGCCGCACTGGAAGGCATCGGGGCCGGGCCCGGGGACTTCGGGTCGCTGCTGGAGCTGATCCGGCTGGCGGAGTCCGTCGGGCTGCGCGCCCTCCAGGTCACCGTCGCCGACGAGCGCGAATGGGACCTCTTCGAGTCCGAGGGGCCGATCGGCCGCGGGCAGCGCTGGGCGCTGGAACACCCGGACCATCCGCTGCACGCCGAGGTGAGCGCCGAGATCGACGCCCGCCGCACCGGCTACTACGGCGGCTACCGCTCGTACCTCACGCTCGCCTATCTGGTGCTCAGCACCTGA
- a CDS encoding chorismate mutase: MSSTTGATAVTPAERTGARTDEAAALIGGARERIDALDDRIIGLVQERMAVSAVIQEARITSGGRRVNLSRETAVLGRYRDALGKPGTALAMTLLELCRGRV, translated from the coding sequence ATGAGCAGCACCACCGGCGCCACCGCCGTCACCCCCGCCGAGCGGACCGGCGCCCGCACGGACGAGGCCGCCGCCCTGATCGGCGGCGCCCGGGAGCGCATCGACGCCCTCGACGACCGGATCATCGGCCTCGTCCAGGAACGGATGGCCGTCTCGGCGGTGATCCAGGAGGCCCGGATCACCTCCGGCGGCCGGCGGGTCAACCTCTCCCGGGAGACGGCCGTGCTCGGCCGCTACAGGGACGCGCTGGGCAAGCCGGGCACCGCTCTGGCCATGACGCTCCTGGAGCTGTGCCGCGGCCGGGTGTGA
- a CDS encoding GMC family oxidoreductase N-terminal domain-containing protein has protein sequence MSQDSPAQKQAASSVPAIPVPAEDDAAYDYDVLVVGSGFGGAVSALRLTEKGYRVGVLEAGRRFTPGTLPRTSWDLKNYLWAPALGLFGIQRVHLLGNVMVLAGAGVGGGSLNYANTLYVPPAPFFQDRQWASITDWQDELKPYYDQARRMLGVRLNPTMTPSDIHLKAAAEAMGVGDTFHLAPVGVFFGDGKDADGTAKATPGATVPDPYFGGAGPARKACTECGECMTGCRHGAKNTLNENYLHLAEKAGAVIHPMTSVVAVTDDPEGGYRVLTVPTDRRRKAKPTKLRAREVVVAAGTYGTQTLLHTMKDRGLLPRLSAKLGELTRTNSEALVGSQTSDRRYRKKHGIAKADFSQGVAITSSIHPDDNTHIEPVRYGKGSNAMGAMSILQVPYGAHRVRGWLANMLKHPTLAARSLSNHHWSERTIIGLVMQSLDNSLTTYRKPGGIGKGLLTARQGHGAPNPTQIPEATRSATLLAEEINGFAGSNVGELMGTPLTAHFLGGCPIGASAEEGVIDPYHRLYGHPGISVVDGSAVSANLGVNPSLTITAQAERAMSFWPNKGEADPRPEPGGAYERLTPVEPLAPTVPKEAFGALKLPFLGIPVVPPKGTAEAGADVKGVGNTPVPNP, from the coding sequence ATGTCCCAGGACAGCCCTGCCCAGAAACAGGCCGCGAGCAGCGTTCCGGCGATCCCTGTCCCGGCCGAGGACGACGCCGCGTACGACTACGACGTCCTGGTCGTCGGATCGGGCTTCGGGGGAGCGGTGTCGGCGCTCCGGCTGACCGAGAAGGGGTACCGGGTCGGGGTCCTGGAGGCGGGCCGCCGCTTCACCCCCGGCACGCTCCCCAGGACCTCCTGGGACCTGAAGAACTACCTCTGGGCCCCGGCGCTGGGCCTCTTCGGCATCCAGCGCGTCCACCTCCTCGGCAACGTCATGGTGCTCGCCGGGGCCGGGGTCGGCGGCGGATCGCTCAACTACGCCAACACGCTGTACGTGCCGCCCGCCCCGTTCTTCCAGGACCGCCAGTGGGCCTCGATCACCGACTGGCAGGACGAGCTGAAGCCGTACTACGACCAGGCCCGCCGCATGCTCGGGGTCCGCCTCAACCCGACGATGACCCCCTCCGACATCCACCTCAAGGCCGCGGCCGAGGCCATGGGCGTCGGCGACACCTTCCACCTGGCCCCGGTCGGCGTCTTCTTCGGCGACGGCAAGGACGCCGACGGCACCGCGAAGGCCACGCCCGGCGCCACCGTCCCCGACCCGTACTTCGGCGGCGCGGGCCCCGCACGCAAGGCCTGCACCGAGTGCGGCGAGTGCATGACGGGCTGCCGCCACGGCGCGAAGAACACCCTCAACGAGAACTACCTCCACCTCGCCGAGAAGGCCGGAGCGGTCATCCACCCGATGACCTCCGTCGTCGCGGTCACCGACGACCCCGAGGGCGGCTACCGGGTCCTCACCGTCCCCACCGACCGCCGCCGCAAGGCGAAGCCCACGAAGCTGCGCGCCCGCGAGGTCGTCGTCGCGGCGGGCACGTACGGCACCCAGACGCTGCTGCACACGATGAAGGACCGGGGTCTGCTGCCCCGGCTCTCCGCGAAACTCGGCGAGCTGACCCGCACCAACTCCGAGGCGCTGGTGGGCTCCCAGACCAGCGACCGCCGCTACCGCAAGAAGCACGGCATCGCGAAGGCCGACTTCTCGCAGGGCGTCGCGATCACCTCCTCGATCCACCCGGACGACAACACCCACATCGAGCCCGTCCGCTACGGCAAGGGCTCCAACGCCATGGGCGCGATGTCGATACTCCAGGTCCCGTACGGGGCCCACCGGGTGCGCGGCTGGCTCGCCAACATGCTCAAGCACCCCACCCTCGCCGCCCGGTCGCTCTCCAACCACCACTGGTCCGAGCGCACCATCATCGGCCTGGTCATGCAGTCGCTGGACAACTCCCTGACGACGTACCGCAAACCGGGAGGCATCGGCAAGGGCCTGCTCACCGCCCGCCAGGGCCACGGCGCGCCCAACCCGACCCAGATACCGGAGGCCACCCGCAGCGCCACCCTGCTCGCCGAGGAGATCAACGGCTTCGCCGGATCCAACGTCGGCGAACTGATGGGGACCCCGCTCACCGCCCACTTCCTCGGCGGCTGCCCGATCGGCGCGAGCGCGGAGGAAGGCGTCATCGACCCGTACCACCGCCTCTACGGCCACCCCGGCATCAGCGTCGTCGACGGCTCCGCGGTCTCCGCCAACCTCGGCGTCAACCCCTCGCTGACCATCACCGCCCAGGCCGAACGCGCCATGTCCTTCTGGCCCAACAAGGGCGAGGCGGACCCGCGCCCGGAGCCGGGCGGGGCCTACGAGCGGCTCACCCCCGTCGAGCCCCTCGCGCCGACGGTGCCGAAGGAGGCGTTCGGCGCGCTGAAGCTGCCGTTCCTGGGCATCCCCGTGGTGCCGCCGAAGGGGACGGCGGAGGCCGGGGCCGATGTGAAGGGCGTCGGCAACACCCCCGTGCCCAATCCGTGA
- a CDS encoding succinic semialdehyde dehydrogenase, producing MTDSQAPDAPLGTNSVAVAPAGVRTAADVVTPEVIARLARGVVGSGRTANHTPFTGEKLADLPESTPEDVATAFDRARAAQPVWAAVPVRQRAAVLLRFHDLVLSRQSEVLDLIQLETGKARLHAHEEVQAVAVAARHYGRKATAYLKPRRHTGVVPTLTKVTELRQPRGVVGQIAPWNYPLELSVGDALPAFVSGNAVVMKPDTETALTALWARDLLIEAGLPAEVFQVVLGEGPVVGPEVVSRADYVSFTGSTRTGREVAVGAASRLVGVSLELGGKNAMLVLEDADVEKAAAGAVRACFSSAGQLCISIERLYVHESVADDFVQRFATRTRAMRLGSALAYGADMGSLVGERQLETVTRHVDEAVEKGAKLVAGGVARPDIGPLFYEPTILDGVEAPMAVCTEETFGPVVSVYRFSDEDEVIALANATPYGLNSSVWTTDSRRGHQVAARLRTGTVNINEGYAPAYGSVQSPMGGMKESGLGRRHGSEGILKYTEVQTVAQQRLIPLAPAFGMDDEKYAAFMTRSLKAMKAFRLR from the coding sequence ATGACGGACTCGCAGGCCCCTGACGCCCCTCTCGGCACGAACTCCGTGGCGGTCGCCCCCGCCGGGGTGCGTACCGCCGCCGACGTGGTCACCCCCGAGGTGATCGCCCGGCTGGCCCGCGGTGTCGTCGGGTCGGGCCGCACGGCGAACCACACCCCCTTCACCGGGGAGAAGCTGGCCGACCTGCCCGAGTCCACCCCCGAGGACGTCGCCACCGCCTTCGACCGGGCCCGCGCCGCCCAGCCCGTCTGGGCCGCCGTCCCCGTACGGCAGCGGGCCGCCGTTCTGCTGCGCTTCCACGACCTCGTCCTCAGCCGCCAGTCCGAGGTGCTCGACCTCATCCAGCTGGAGACCGGCAAGGCCCGTCTGCACGCCCACGAGGAGGTGCAGGCCGTCGCCGTCGCCGCCCGCCACTACGGGCGCAAGGCCACCGCCTACCTCAAGCCCCGCCGCCACACCGGCGTCGTCCCGACCCTCACCAAGGTCACCGAACTGCGCCAGCCGCGCGGCGTCGTCGGCCAGATCGCCCCCTGGAACTACCCGCTCGAACTCTCCGTGGGCGACGCGCTGCCCGCGTTCGTCTCCGGGAACGCCGTCGTGATGAAGCCCGACACGGAGACCGCGCTCACCGCCCTGTGGGCCCGCGACCTGCTGATCGAGGCCGGACTGCCCGCCGAGGTCTTCCAGGTCGTCCTCGGCGAGGGACCCGTCGTGGGGCCCGAGGTCGTCAGCCGCGCCGACTACGTCTCCTTCACCGGCTCCACCCGCACCGGCCGCGAGGTCGCCGTCGGCGCCGCGTCCCGGCTGGTCGGCGTCTCCCTGGAGCTCGGCGGCAAGAACGCCATGCTCGTGCTCGAGGACGCCGACGTCGAGAAGGCCGCGGCCGGAGCCGTCCGCGCCTGCTTCTCCTCCGCCGGACAGCTCTGCATCTCCATCGAGCGGCTGTACGTCCACGAGTCCGTCGCCGACGACTTCGTGCAGCGTTTCGCCACCCGGACGAGGGCCATGCGGCTCGGCAGCGCCCTCGCCTACGGGGCGGACATGGGCTCCCTCGTCGGCGAACGCCAGCTGGAGACCGTCACGCGCCACGTCGACGAGGCCGTCGAGAAGGGCGCGAAGCTCGTCGCCGGCGGCGTCGCCCGCCCCGACATCGGCCCGCTGTTCTACGAGCCGACCATCCTCGACGGGGTGGAGGCCCCGATGGCCGTCTGCACCGAGGAGACCTTCGGGCCGGTCGTCTCGGTCTACCGCTTCAGCGACGAGGACGAGGTGATCGCGCTGGCCAACGCCACCCCGTACGGCCTCAACTCCAGCGTCTGGACCACCGACTCCCGTCGCGGCCATCAGGTCGCCGCCCGGCTGCGCACCGGTACCGTCAACATCAACGAGGGGTACGCCCCCGCCTACGGCAGCGTCCAGTCCCCGATGGGCGGCATGAAGGAGTCCGGCCTCGGCCGGCGGCACGGCTCCGAGGGCATCCTCAAGTACACCGAGGTCCAGACCGTCGCCCAGCAGCGGCTGATCCCCCTCGCGCCCGCCTTCGGGATGGACGACGAGAAGTACGCCGCGTTCATGACCCGCAGCCTCAAGGCGATGAAGGCGTTCCGGCTGCGCTGA
- a CDS encoding peptidase, with the protein MTRTSPRTVLHRAAGSLAAAGLLASATLAGAAAPAQAAEAPVFTLGGPAETGLHPYPESGAPKGATVGITINNPSQDEENGGYGGHFTLTFDLSGIDGVADVAFDGESNSADCQVTGTKAVCEDWGVWPGLQGAADLVVTAADGSENGDTGTITVTGEAEGVTFTPFTTRLTVGGPDLVMEQLPFDQELNPGDKQQAPITFTNRGSRDAEGVLLTLMYSRGLDIPQRYTNCEYTVDDPDVPGVGWTTALCSVEGSFEAGATYTLATPLTIEATTRAFYDTFVYRIHEDGAAQRTAQRAGASFARGAGPVLKAVPAKAPRKGATARGGDLNPSDNQQEVDFRTKNTADFVAYGDEASGAAGTTVKADIGFRNEGPAWIGYIRSGEDVATVDFTVPQGASVTAKPDRCRAVTAEGKYREDQKSPAPRYVCDTSMTVRDGESLDLPFELRIDEALIGASGEVTVRSTWLQNPALPFDPKPANNTAFLVLNGEGGGSDSGGTTDGGSGEPSTPPTSAPDPEESPSGTPGPSASTTSDGGAAGTTGGSGGGGGLASTGSTALITSGTAAGALAAGLLLFVAARRRAAARHV; encoded by the coding sequence ATGACACGCACATCCCCGAGAACCGTGCTGCACCGCGCAGCGGGTTCTCTCGCCGCCGCAGGCCTGCTGGCCTCGGCCACGCTCGCCGGGGCGGCCGCCCCGGCACAGGCCGCCGAAGCCCCGGTGTTCACCCTCGGCGGCCCCGCCGAGACGGGTCTGCACCCCTACCCCGAGAGTGGCGCACCGAAGGGTGCCACCGTCGGAATCACCATCAACAACCCGTCCCAGGACGAGGAGAACGGCGGCTACGGAGGTCACTTCACGCTCACCTTCGACCTCAGCGGCATCGACGGTGTCGCCGACGTGGCCTTCGACGGCGAGTCCAACAGCGCGGACTGCCAGGTCACCGGTACGAAGGCGGTCTGCGAGGACTGGGGCGTCTGGCCGGGCCTCCAGGGCGCCGCCGACCTCGTGGTCACCGCCGCCGACGGCAGCGAGAACGGCGACACCGGCACGATCACGGTGACCGGCGAGGCGGAGGGCGTGACCTTCACCCCGTTCACCACCCGGCTCACGGTCGGCGGCCCCGACCTGGTCATGGAGCAGCTCCCCTTCGACCAGGAGCTGAACCCGGGCGACAAGCAGCAGGCTCCGATCACCTTCACCAACCGGGGCAGCCGGGACGCGGAGGGCGTTCTGCTCACCCTCATGTACTCCCGCGGTCTCGACATTCCGCAGCGCTACACCAACTGCGAGTACACCGTGGACGACCCGGACGTCCCGGGCGTCGGCTGGACCACGGCCCTCTGCTCCGTCGAGGGCTCCTTCGAGGCGGGTGCGACGTACACCCTGGCGACCCCGCTGACCATCGAGGCCACGACCCGCGCCTTCTACGACACCTTCGTCTACCGCATCCACGAGGACGGCGCCGCCCAGCGCACCGCCCAGCGTGCGGGCGCCTCCTTCGCGCGGGGCGCGGGCCCCGTGCTGAAGGCGGTCCCGGCGAAGGCTCCCCGGAAGGGCGCGACCGCCCGGGGCGGGGACCTGAATCCGTCCGACAACCAGCAGGAGGTCGACTTCCGTACGAAGAACACGGCCGACTTCGTGGCGTACGGCGACGAGGCGTCCGGGGCCGCCGGGACCACGGTGAAGGCCGACATCGGCTTCCGTAACGAGGGCCCGGCGTGGATCGGCTACATCCGCTCCGGCGAGGACGTCGCCACCGTCGACTTCACCGTCCCGCAGGGCGCGTCGGTCACCGCGAAGCCGGACCGCTGCCGTGCGGTGACCGCCGAAGGAAAGTACCGCGAGGACCAGAAGAGCCCCGCGCCGCGCTACGTCTGCGACACCTCGATGACCGTGCGGGACGGCGAGAGCCTTGACCTGCCCTTCGAGCTGCGGATCGACGAGGCCCTGATCGGCGCGAGCGGCGAGGTGACCGTACGCAGCACCTGGCTGCAGAACCCGGCGCTGCCGTTCGACCCGAAGCCGGCCAACAACACCGCGTTTCTGGTCCTGAACGGCGAGGGCGGCGGCTCGGACTCCGGCGGCACGACGGACGGCGGCTCCGGCGAACCGTCCACCCCGCCGACCTCGGCCCCGGACCCGGAGGAGAGCCCGTCCGGCACCCCCGGGCCCTCGGCGTCCACGACCTCCGACGGAGGGGCGGCGGGTACGACCGGCGGCTCCGGCGGCGGGGGCGGCCTGGCCTCGACGGGTTCGACCGCCCTGATCACCTCGGGCACGGCGGCCGGGGCGCTGGCGGCGGGCCTGCTGCTGTTCGTGGCGGCACGGCGACGGGCTGCCGCGCGGCACGTCTGA